In Streptococcus uberis, a single window of DNA contains:
- a CDS encoding DEAD/DEAH box helicase, which produces MDELNVYDGRRFTPYQVPKQLLQYASVQDSMYKEGSKWFCGRCHMPVSNKNKLPNGHYYCRECIIFGRNESHSHLYTFPARPFPNTQALKWMGQLTPFQEKISRQLVSESKKKQKRLVHAVTGAGKTEMIYGLITSYLNEGKWVCIASPRIDVCIELYGRLKNDFTCPITLMHGESEVYHKSPLIVATTHQLLKFYRAFDLMVIDEVDSFPFVGNSILSRAVTSALKEEGEILYLTATSTKELDLKVKRGDIEKLTLPRRFHNQPLIVPKFKLILNLEESLQKKRLPIPLLNMIRRQRKTNYPLLIFHPIIDKGEEFFRLLATKLRNEKIAYVSSQSDHRKQIIEQFRKSEISILITTTILERGVTFPGVDVFVLLSHHKLFNASSLIQISGRVGRSLDRPTGQLFFLHQGISIDMLKAKKEIIRMNREAYGQ; this is translated from the coding sequence ATGGATGAATTAAATGTTTACGATGGTCGTCGCTTCACTCCTTACCAAGTTCCAAAACAGTTATTGCAGTATGCAAGTGTTCAAGATAGTATGTACAAAGAGGGTTCTAAGTGGTTTTGTGGCAGATGTCATATGCCTGTTTCAAATAAAAACAAGTTACCTAATGGTCACTACTATTGTAGGGAATGTATTATTTTCGGTCGAAATGAGAGTCATTCTCACCTTTATACTTTTCCGGCTAGGCCATTTCCTAACACTCAGGCTCTAAAGTGGATGGGACAATTAACACCATTTCAAGAAAAAATATCGCGTCAGCTTGTCTCAGAATCAAAGAAAAAACAAAAGCGACTGGTGCATGCTGTTACTGGTGCAGGCAAAACGGAGATGATTTATGGATTAATAACTTCTTATCTTAATGAAGGAAAATGGGTTTGTATAGCTAGTCCGCGTATTGATGTTTGTATTGAACTGTACGGTCGCTTAAAAAATGATTTTACCTGTCCAATTACGCTGATGCATGGAGAATCAGAAGTCTATCACAAAAGTCCCTTAATCGTTGCTACGACGCATCAGTTGTTAAAGTTTTATCGGGCCTTTGATTTAATGGTTATTGATGAAGTTGATTCATTCCCGTTCGTGGGGAATAGCATCTTGAGTCGGGCTGTTACTTCAGCTTTAAAAGAGGAGGGTGAAATCCTTTATCTTACGGCTACCTCGACTAAAGAGCTTGATTTGAAAGTGAAAAGAGGTGATATTGAGAAACTAACATTACCTAGACGATTCCATAATCAACCCTTGATTGTCCCTAAATTTAAACTTATCCTTAATTTGGAAGAATCATTACAAAAAAAGCGTCTCCCTATTCCGTTATTGAACATGATTCGAAGGCAAAGAAAAACAAATTACCCACTATTAATTTTTCATCCCATTATAGATAAGGGTGAGGAGTTTTTTCGTTTATTAGCAACTAAACTGAGGAATGAAAAGATTGCCTATGTTTCAAGTCAATCCGATCATAGAAAGCAGATAATTGAACAATTTAGGAAATCAGAAATATCTATTTTAATCACGACAACAATCCTAGAAAGAGGCGTAACCTTTCCAGGTGTAGATGTGTTTGTGCTTTTGTCTCATCACAAATTATTTAATGCGTCTAGCCTTATACAAATTTCGGGACGCGTTGGAAGATCTCTTGATCGCCCAACGGGGCAGCTATTTTTCTTACATCAAGGAATTAGCATAGATATGTTAAAAGCCAAAAAAGAAATTATCAGGATGAATAGGGAGGCATATGGACAATAG
- a CDS encoding DUF960 domain-containing protein: protein MAFQNTKGRYASFGVATSISPEIIDSFWRIIDDYLKGVFPLDNVLIFRILKNKENKVSIEYSNRQKSLRIVFDFLFQYDPFLPKTVYILDNKGIETILLSHEISL, encoded by the coding sequence ATGGCATTTCAAAATACAAAGGGACGATATGCAAGTTTCGGAGTAGCAACAAGTATTTCTCCAGAAATTATTGATAGCTTCTGGAGAATTATTGATGATTACTTAAAAGGTGTTTTCCCATTAGATAATGTATTAATTTTTAGAATTCTAAAAAATAAGGAAAATAAAGTTTCCATTGAATATTCAAACCGACAAAAATCATTACGAATTGTATTTGACTTTTTATTTCAATATGATCCATTCCTACCTAAAACAGTCTATATTTTGGATAATAAAGGGATTGAGACAATACTTTTGAGTCATGAAATTTCATTATAA
- the recX gene encoding recombination regulator RecX, whose protein sequence is MKIQKIEKKKRLYLLECDNGDSLYVTEDTIVHFMLSKGMEISPEQLESIKQFAQFSYGKNLALYYISFQVRTQKQVYDYLKKHDLENTIIQKIIEELIKENWINDQKYVESFLRQNMTNGDKGPQLIKQKLMQKGISDKIIEKAISEVDFYPIAEKVALKMISRYQDKLPRKALQDKLTQLLINKGLSYDLVKAVNGILSIETDQENTLSLLEKEADKQLRKLSKRYEGYALRQKLFQALYRKGYDSDDIQSLLSEIL, encoded by the coding sequence ATGAAAATACAAAAAATTGAAAAGAAAAAAAGACTCTATTTACTTGAATGTGACAATGGTGACTCACTTTATGTGACTGAAGACACTATTGTACACTTTATGTTAAGTAAGGGAATGGAAATTAGTCCGGAACAGCTGGAATCCATCAAACAATTTGCGCAATTTTCATACGGAAAAAACCTAGCCCTCTATTACATCTCTTTTCAAGTAAGAACCCAAAAACAGGTTTATGATTATTTGAAAAAACATGACCTTGAAAATACAATTATTCAGAAAATTATAGAAGAACTGATAAAAGAAAACTGGATTAACGATCAGAAATATGTGGAAAGCTTTTTACGCCAGAACATGACTAATGGTGACAAGGGACCTCAACTGATCAAACAAAAATTGATGCAAAAAGGCATCTCTGATAAAATCATTGAAAAGGCCATTTCTGAAGTTGACTTCTATCCAATTGCTGAAAAAGTAGCTTTAAAAATGATTAGTCGTTATCAAGATAAGCTTCCTCGGAAAGCTCTGCAAGATAAGTTAACTCAGTTACTTATCAACAAAGGTCTCTCCTATGATCTGGTTAAGGCTGTTAACGGTATCCTCAGCATCGAGACGGATCAGGAAAACACTCTTTCCTTGTTAGAAAAAGAAGCGGATAAGCAGCTCCGCAAATTATCCAAAAGATATGAAGGCTATGCCTTAAGGCAAAAACTATTTCAGGCACTCTATCGAAAGGGTTATGACAGCGATGACATACAATCTCTCCTTTCAGAAATCTTATAA
- the hpf gene encoding ribosome hibernation-promoting factor, HPF/YfiA family, translating to MIKFSIRGENIEVTEAIRDYVEAKLAKIEKYFVEDNEIDTRVNLKVYREKTAKVEVTIILGSMILRAEDVSQDMYGSIDLVVDKIERQIRKNKTKIAKKHREKVPTGQVFRSEFETEEVEEGSEVKVVRTKNVTLKPMDVEEARLQMELLGHDFFIYTDSEDGETNVLYRREDGDLGLIEAK from the coding sequence ATGATTAAATTCAGTATTCGTGGAGAAAATATCGAAGTAACCGAAGCTATTCGCGATTATGTGGAAGCAAAATTAGCAAAAATTGAAAAATATTTTGTTGAAGATAATGAAATAGATACTCGTGTCAATTTAAAAGTTTATCGTGAGAAAACTGCGAAAGTAGAAGTTACTATTATTCTTGGTTCAATGATATTAAGAGCAGAAGATGTTTCTCAAGATATGTATGGTTCTATTGATTTAGTTGTTGATAAAATTGAAAGACAAATACGTAAAAATAAGACAAAAATAGCCAAAAAACATCGTGAAAAAGTTCCGACGGGTCAAGTTTTCAGAAGTGAATTTGAAACAGAAGAAGTCGAAGAAGGATCAGAAGTTAAAGTTGTTCGTACAAAAAATGTCACTCTTAAACCGATGGATGTTGAAGAAGCACGACTTCAAATGGAACTTCTAGGACACGATTTCTTTATCTATACTGATTCAGAAGATGGCGAGACAAATGTGTTATACCGTCGTGAAGATGGAGATTTAGGTCTTATTGAAGCAAAATAA
- the rlmD gene encoding 23S rRNA (uracil(1939)-C(5))-methyltransferase RlmD yields MVILKEKQKIPLKIKRMGINGEGIGFYQKTLIFVPGALKGEEIFCQITSVKRNFAEAKLLKINKASKNRVVPQCPIFDSCGGCQIMHLAYPQQLIFKEDVIRQALKKFKPKGYEQYQIRNTIGMDNPWHYRAKLQFQTRSFSGKVVAGLYAEGSHRLIPIDNCLVQDQSTQEIVNHITQLLDQYKIPIYNERKIEGLRTIMIRKAIASQTLQIIFITSKEVHLAPIILDMTKTYPEIKTVALNINRSKSSELYGDKTEIIWGQDTIEEEVLDYHFALSPRAFYQLNPKQTSVLYAQVVEALEVSESDHIIDAYCGVGTIGFAFAKKVKSIRGMDIIPEAIEDAKKNAQDMGFENTYYECGKAEDIIPKWYQDGYRADAIIVDPPRTGLDKKLIETIMTYQPEKVVYVSCNTSTLARDLVELSKVYTVDYIQSVDMFPHTARTEAVVKLRRK; encoded by the coding sequence ATGGTTATTTTAAAAGAAAAACAAAAGATTCCTTTAAAAATAAAACGGATGGGGATTAACGGTGAGGGAATTGGTTTTTATCAGAAAACCTTAATTTTTGTTCCTGGAGCACTAAAAGGCGAGGAAATTTTTTGTCAAATTACGTCTGTAAAACGCAATTTTGCTGAGGCAAAGCTATTAAAAATTAACAAGGCCTCAAAAAATAGGGTTGTCCCACAATGCCCCATTTTTGACAGTTGTGGTGGCTGTCAAATTATGCACCTCGCTTATCCTCAACAACTTATCTTTAAAGAGGATGTCATCAGACAAGCTTTGAAAAAATTTAAACCCAAAGGATACGAACAGTATCAAATAAGAAACACCATAGGAATGGATAACCCTTGGCATTATCGTGCAAAATTACAATTTCAGACAAGATCGTTTTCCGGAAAAGTTGTTGCAGGTTTATATGCTGAAGGGAGTCATCGTCTCATACCGATTGATAATTGTTTAGTTCAAGATCAATCAACACAAGAAATCGTTAACCATATTACGCAACTCTTAGATCAGTATAAAATTCCAATTTATAATGAACGAAAAATAGAAGGCTTACGAACAATCATGATACGTAAAGCCATTGCAAGTCAAACCCTTCAAATCATTTTTATCACGAGTAAAGAAGTCCATCTGGCACCTATCATCTTAGACATGACAAAAACCTATCCAGAAATAAAAACAGTCGCCTTAAATATCAACAGGTCAAAAAGCAGTGAGCTTTATGGAGACAAAACAGAAATCATCTGGGGACAGGATACGATAGAAGAAGAAGTCTTAGATTATCATTTTGCCTTATCGCCGAGGGCTTTTTACCAATTAAACCCAAAGCAAACGTCAGTTTTGTATGCTCAAGTTGTTGAAGCGCTGGAAGTATCGGAATCAGATCATATCATTGATGCCTATTGTGGTGTGGGAACAATTGGTTTTGCCTTTGCTAAAAAAGTAAAAAGCATAAGAGGAATGGACATTATTCCTGAAGCCATTGAAGATGCCAAAAAGAATGCTCAGGATATGGGATTTGAGAACACTTACTACGAATGTGGAAAAGCCGAAGACATTATTCCCAAATGGTATCAAGATGGCTACAGAGCAGATGCTATCATTGTTGACCCACCGCGTACGGGATTAGATAAAAAACTGATTGAGACGATAATGACCTATCAACCGGAAAAAGTGGTTTATGTGTCCTGCAATACCTCTACTTTGGCTAGAGATCTTGTAGAACTCTCTAAAGTATATACAGTTGACTATATTCAATCGGTAGATATGTTTCCGCATACGGCACGAACAGAGGCAGTAGTGAAACTCCGCCGCAAATAA
- the ntdP gene encoding nucleoside tri-diphosphate phosphatase — MKLPKEGDFITIQSYKHDGSLHRTWRDTMVLKTTENALIGVNDHTLVTENDGRRWVTREPAIVYFHKKYWFNIIAMIRDNGVSYYCNLASPYVLDGEALKYIDYDLDVKVFSDGEKRLLDVDEYEVHKVKMAYPSDIDYILKENVKVLVDWIKHKKGPFSEAYIKIWYKRYLELKNR; from the coding sequence ATGAAATTACCTAAAGAAGGCGACTTTATTACAATTCAAAGTTATAAGCATGATGGTAGTTTACACCGTACTTGGCGTGATACTATGGTACTAAAAACAACTGAAAATGCACTGATTGGCGTTAATGATCATACACTTGTAACTGAAAATGATGGTAGACGTTGGGTCACTCGAGAACCTGCAATTGTCTATTTTCATAAAAAATATTGGTTCAATATCATTGCAATGATAAGAGACAATGGCGTTTCCTACTATTGCAACTTAGCTAGTCCATACGTCCTTGATGGGGAAGCTTTAAAATATATCGATTACGATTTAGATGTTAAAGTTTTTTCTGATGGAGAAAAAAGACTACTTGATGTTGATGAATATGAGGTTCATAAAGTGAAAATGGCCTATCCATCAGACATTGATTACATTTTAAAAGAAAATGTAAAAGTTTTAGTTGATTGGATCAAACATAAAAAAGGCCCTTTTTCAGAAGCCTATATTAAAATCTGGTACAAACGTTATCTTGAACTGAAGAATCGTTAA
- a CDS encoding ComF family protein yields the protein MDNSCLICNQWIEQELSLLEILCFQQKEFLLCKDCEWALQPIKSQFCPRCYKVGEESICHDCLKWSEKGYQVNHRALYVYNDKMKDYFAKYKFQGDYILKSVFSKKIAKIIKNDYKGYVLVPVPISQKRYYERGYNQVEEILKSEKLTYTDLVLKREGKRHSHLNKREREQSENPFYLNKIEKTIPENILIVDDIYTTGSTIYHIYSLLEKAGCQKIKSISIAR from the coding sequence ATGGACAATAGCTGTCTTATTTGTAACCAATGGATAGAACAAGAACTAAGTCTTTTGGAAATCTTATGTTTTCAACAAAAGGAATTCTTACTTTGTAAGGATTGTGAATGGGCACTACAACCAATCAAATCACAATTTTGTCCAAGATGCTATAAAGTTGGTGAAGAATCAATTTGTCATGATTGTCTAAAATGGTCTGAAAAAGGTTACCAAGTCAACCATAGAGCTTTGTATGTTTATAATGACAAAATGAAAGACTATTTCGCAAAATACAAGTTTCAAGGTGATTATATCTTGAAGTCAGTCTTTTCCAAAAAAATAGCTAAAATAATCAAGAATGACTATAAAGGTTATGTACTTGTTCCAGTTCCAATTAGTCAAAAGAGATACTATGAAAGAGGGTATAATCAGGTAGAGGAAATCTTAAAGTCTGAAAAACTTACTTACACCGATCTTGTATTAAAAAGAGAAGGGAAAAGACACTCACACCTCAATAAACGTGAAAGAGAACAAAGCGAAAATCCCTTCTACTTAAATAAAATTGAGAAAACCATTCCAGAAAACATTTTAATTGTTGACGATATCTATACTACAGGTAGTACGATTTATCATATTTATTCCTTACTAGAAAAAGCTGGTTGTCAAAAGATAAAAAGCATCAGTATTGCACGATAA
- a CDS encoding YigZ family protein: MESYKTIKTNGQSEDIIKKSRFICDIFRIQSEEEGKELLSSIKKAHAKANHSCSAMIIGEQSQIKRSSDDGEPSGTAGIPILSVLEKQELTQILVVVTRYFGGIKLGTGGLIRAYSSVAANAIKKLQIVEVKEQVGIQVTLTYSQYQSFPNFLQEHDLSEHETSFSEHISTNLYCDPDKKNELIEHLVNFYQGKITYSDLPSRIIEVPL; encoded by the coding sequence ATGGAATCCTATAAAACAATTAAAACAAACGGCCAATCCGAAGATATCATTAAAAAATCTCGCTTTATTTGCGATATTTTTCGAATCCAAAGCGAAGAAGAAGGCAAAGAACTCCTTTCATCTATAAAAAAAGCACATGCTAAAGCAAACCATTCTTGTTCAGCAATGATAATTGGTGAACAATCGCAAATCAAACGTTCAAGCGATGACGGCGAACCTTCTGGCACAGCTGGCATTCCTATTTTATCTGTTCTCGAAAAGCAAGAACTAACCCAAATACTTGTAGTCGTAACACGTTATTTCGGTGGTATCAAACTAGGTACTGGTGGTCTGATTAGAGCATACTCATCCGTAGCAGCAAATGCGATCAAAAAACTTCAAATCGTGGAAGTAAAGGAACAAGTAGGCATCCAAGTAACCTTAACCTATTCACAATATCAAAGTTTCCCCAACTTTTTACAAGAGCATGACCTAAGTGAACACGAGACTAGCTTTTCTGAGCATATTAGCACAAATCTATATTGTGATCCTGATAAAAAAAATGAGCTCATAGAACACTTAGTCAATTTTTATCAAGGTAAGATAACTTATAGTGATCTGCCTAGCAGAATTATTGAGGTTCCTCTTTAG
- a CDS encoding M14 family metallopeptidase: MTKNRSSHSTYADKVIKGLSASCFILAAFVFAQQVSAEEVVTATNTSLTAPNVTTVSPLTNTDVSATAVAADSIASPVTTTDSNLNSAPITDTSNPSNTTSPTDTNTSTTSSDTTTEPIPVTLNKAAIASPTSQTETLASQEIYMDKVNQVTINTTVNPATPMTWTIENYPDQTYNMQTGDFTGSPSYTVTSTSPNNSSVQIEIPPLFGTDLSLRWPNNIRRTYRDYMGSYTLKGISEDGLTIVTKELILRPYADYMTHEELLNELNAIEANHATDRLVTIETIGQSALGNAIKMGIVAKDQASLDTYLNQTTPMMLMDPDQALNLLAQGKFDYKLPILINNTHADEQPGIDVVRGLFKTFATESVINYQTVDASNNPTTVQIDIKALLDKVILLFNFTENPDGDIANTRALNNGLDPNRDTGYQTNPETRAIVEQINKWNPISIFDVHGFVKEFLIEPCTPPHDPNFEYDLFDASLVEGAREMGNAGITNSVYDSYIIPKFDYGSGWDDSFSGYTAVYGLYQGILGHTIEIPETNQESYNAGYFAVLAGINYDLANSDQLMKNKLTFFSRGIHKAEVAAAEEALLTVDGSVKGRIKDGHDTFFPDYYVIPMTLSTESDTDQAFKMIDYFRRNGVILNELTADVAGYHKGDLVIDMAQAKRGFANHVLYKGANESEWPAMYAELVMNFPAMRGFKADAIYADSLFAGNLGAVTLTSAPRTAPSDKEYYIVSNNSLAAVQAVNAAIRAGKNVYLTNDGYVMDKATYESVIGTYPLFAQATCMKPVGDTLKAIKVYAPGNPNLYLGFNSPSEVSLALNQMGFDVVSSVDQADVIVLDNDQFDASILGKKPVIILGGSAMAKLESLGILTGFDAAMTSESDGSSYEGLMKISLDANSPYTSGYAANSLYYSNSGSWIEGVPTGFMTLANISASDFYVSGWWPNHEGLANKTVAISGLYQGQPMFIFAGNPVNKTHTINFYRWVSNAIFGTNLTSFIEGQCTIPTDSETQVVRFNHNGQTVAVYQQVANKEVDGTASQNSLPALADGSHKDDSKLFWVTGLLVASGGLFAALKRREED; the protein is encoded by the coding sequence ATGACTAAAAATCGTTCTAGTCATTCTACCTATGCTGATAAAGTGATTAAAGGACTATCAGCTTCATGCTTCATATTAGCCGCATTCGTTTTTGCACAACAGGTTAGTGCAGAAGAAGTGGTAACTGCTACAAACACGTCTTTAACTGCACCAAACGTCACAACAGTTTCACCGCTGACAAATACGGATGTTTCTGCTACTGCGGTTGCTGCAGATTCCATTGCAAGCCCGGTAACGACTACAGATAGTAATCTCAATTCAGCTCCAATTACAGATACAAGCAATCCATCTAATACAACTAGTCCAACAGATACCAACACTTCAACAACTTCATCTGACACGACTACAGAACCTATTCCCGTAACCTTAAATAAAGCAGCAATTGCTAGCCCAACAAGTCAAACGGAAACCCTAGCAAGCCAAGAAATTTACATGGATAAGGTCAATCAAGTGACCATAAATACAACAGTAAATCCAGCAACTCCAATGACCTGGACGATTGAAAATTATCCTGATCAAACCTATAATATGCAAACCGGTGATTTTACTGGATCTCCAAGTTATACAGTTACATCAACTAGTCCAAATAATAGTAGTGTTCAAATTGAAATTCCGCCACTTTTTGGAACAGATTTAAGTCTACGTTGGCCAAACAATATCAGACGTACTTACCGTGATTATATGGGTTCCTATACACTTAAAGGGATCAGTGAAGATGGTCTTACCATTGTCACCAAAGAATTGATTCTACGACCTTATGCTGATTACATGACACATGAGGAACTGCTAAATGAATTAAATGCTATTGAAGCTAATCATGCAACAGACCGTTTGGTAACAATAGAAACAATCGGTCAAAGTGCTTTAGGAAATGCTATTAAAATGGGAATTGTAGCTAAAGATCAAGCTAGCTTAGATACCTATTTAAATCAAACAACCCCAATGATGTTGATGGATCCTGACCAAGCATTGAATCTCTTGGCACAAGGAAAATTTGATTATAAACTCCCTATCTTAATCAATAATACCCATGCTGATGAACAACCTGGAATTGATGTTGTTCGCGGTCTTTTCAAAACCTTTGCAACAGAGTCAGTCATTAATTATCAAACTGTTGATGCCTCTAATAATCCAACAACAGTACAAATTGATATCAAAGCTCTCTTAGACAAAGTCATCCTACTTTTCAACTTCACAGAAAATCCTGATGGGGACATTGCCAATACACGCGCTCTTAATAATGGATTAGATCCAAACCGAGATACTGGCTATCAAACCAATCCAGAAACCCGTGCCATTGTTGAACAAATTAATAAGTGGAATCCTATTTCAATTTTTGACGTGCATGGCTTTGTTAAAGAATTCTTGATTGAACCATGTACACCACCACATGATCCTAACTTTGAGTATGATTTATTTGATGCAAGTCTCGTTGAAGGTGCACGAGAAATGGGAAATGCCGGCATCACAAACTCTGTTTACGACAGCTACATCATACCAAAATTTGATTATGGTTCAGGATGGGATGACTCCTTCTCAGGATACACAGCTGTTTATGGATTGTATCAAGGTATCTTAGGACATACCATTGAAATTCCAGAAACCAACCAAGAATCCTATAATGCGGGCTACTTCGCAGTCTTAGCAGGTATTAATTATGACTTGGCAAATAGTGACCAGCTAATGAAAAATAAGTTAACCTTCTTTTCTCGTGGTATCCACAAAGCAGAAGTGGCTGCCGCTGAAGAAGCATTGCTTACAGTAGACGGCTCCGTGAAAGGAAGAATTAAAGATGGTCACGATACCTTCTTCCCAGATTATTATGTGATTCCAATGACATTATCAACTGAAAGTGATACTGACCAAGCTTTCAAGATGATTGATTATTTCAGAAGAAATGGTGTCATTTTAAATGAATTAACAGCGGATGTTGCTGGTTATCATAAAGGTGATTTAGTCATTGACATGGCACAAGCTAAAAGAGGATTTGCTAACCATGTTCTGTACAAAGGAGCAAATGAATCTGAATGGCCAGCTATGTATGCAGAATTAGTGATGAATTTCCCTGCAATGCGTGGCTTTAAAGCAGATGCCATTTACGCTGATAGTTTATTTGCTGGAAATCTTGGAGCAGTTACTTTAACAAGTGCCCCAAGAACCGCGCCTAGTGATAAAGAATACTATATTGTTTCAAATAATTCACTTGCAGCAGTCCAAGCTGTCAATGCTGCTATCCGTGCAGGAAAAAATGTTTATTTGACCAATGATGGATATGTTATGGATAAAGCCACTTATGAAAGTGTCATTGGTACATACCCATTATTTGCTCAAGCAACCTGTATGAAACCAGTTGGTGACACTTTGAAAGCTATCAAAGTATATGCACCTGGAAACCCAAACCTCTATTTAGGATTTAATTCACCATCAGAAGTCAGTCTTGCACTAAATCAAATGGGATTTGATGTGGTTTCTTCAGTAGATCAGGCTGATGTTATCGTGTTAGACAATGATCAATTTGACGCAAGTATTTTAGGTAAAAAACCTGTTATCATTTTAGGTGGCTCTGCAATGGCTAAGTTAGAAAGTTTGGGTATCTTGACAGGTTTTGATGCTGCCATGACTAGCGAAAGCGATGGATCAAGCTATGAAGGACTTATGAAAATCTCTCTAGATGCCAATAGTCCTTACACAAGTGGCTATGCAGCAAATTCTTTATACTATTCTAACTCAGGTTCTTGGATTGAAGGAGTCCCAACAGGATTTATGACACTAGCCAATATTTCTGCAAGTGATTTCTATGTTTCTGGATGGTGGCCAAATCATGAAGGGCTAGCTAATAAAACTGTTGCTATTAGTGGTCTTTATCAAGGACAACCAATGTTTATCTTCGCTGGAAATCCAGTGAATAAGACTCATACCATTAATTTCTACCGTTGGGTAAGTAATGCTATTTTTGGAACAAACTTAACCAGCTTCATTGAAGGTCAATGTACTATTCCAACTGACTCTGAAACACAAGTTGTAAGGTTTAACCATAATGGTCAAACAGTGGCAGTTTATCAACAAGTGGCTAATAAGGAAGTTGATGGGACAGCTAGTCAAAATAGCTTGCCAGCATTAGCTGATGGCAGTCACAAAGATGACAGCAAACTCTTCTGGGTAACTGGATTATTGGTTGCAAGTGGGGGATTATTTGCTGCGCTTAAACGCCGTGAGGAAGACTAG